The DNA region GCGCGGGTGTAGCCCCTGAGCCAACAGGAGATGAGAGCGCGGCTGAGAAGCCTCCCCCGAGCGGACTGAGCGCGCACACCCCCGCGGGCTCTACGCGCCTGTCCCTGGACCGCTGCAGGAGACGCTGAAGCGGGCTGTTTGCGGGGCTTCCCTCTGTCCCAGACAAGCCAGAAGAAGCGTCCCCGGGGCTGTGTCCTTCCCGGCCCGGCGAGCCCTGCGGAGGGTGGCGGTGCGTTCCCGGGCACCTGCAGCAGCAAGCCGGGGGGGTCGCCCTGCGGGCAGAGGCGGAACGCGGGGCTGCCTGCAGGACAATACACCCCGGCGGCGGGGCGCCCCAGGAGAGGCCGTTCCTCAGGGCGTTTGCGGTGCCCCCGGCGCCTTCCGCTACTAGGACTCAGAGCTGCCGGGCGGCTACCGCCTCTCGCCGAGCATGGAGCGGAGTTACCTGCTGGAAATCACCTCGCTGCTAGctgccttctccctgctgcagcgcTCGAGCGCCGCCGCTGCTGCCGCCGCCTCCTCTGTTGCCGCCGCCGCTGCCTCCTCGGCCAAAGAGCTGTCGTGCCAGGAGATCACCGTGCCCCTGTGCAAAGGCATCGGCTACAACTACACCTACATGCCCAACCAGTTCAACCACGACACGCAGGACGAGGCGGGGCTGGAGGTGCACCAGTTCTGGCCGCTGGTGGAGATCCAGTGCTCCGCCGACCTGCgcttcttcctctgcagcatgtacaCCCCCATCTGCCTGGAGGACTATAAGAAGCCGCTGCCTCCCTGCCGCAGCGTCTGCGAGCGGGCCAAGGCCGGCTGCGCCCCGCTCATGCGCCAGTACGGCTTCGCCTGGCCAGACAGGATGCGCTGCGACCGCCTGCCGGAGCAGGGCAACCCGGACACGCTGTGCATGGACTACAACCGCACTGACCTCACCACCGCCGCGCCGCCCCCAGCCAAGCCCCCGCACCGCGCCGGGAAGGCGGGTGGCGCTGCAAGGCCCCCCGCGGCCGCTGCGCCGCCGGCCGAGCCCCCCCGCAAGCCTCGGCCGCCTCCCCCTTGCGAGCCGGGCTGCCAGTGCCGGGCGCCCATGGTATCCGTGTCCAGCGAGCGCCACCCGCTCTACAACCGGGTGAAGACGGGGCAGATCGCCAACTGCGCGCTGCCCTGCCACAACCCCTACTTCAGCCCGGATGAGCGCGCCTTCACCGCCTTCTGGATCGGCCTGTGGTCCGTGCTCTGCTTCCTCTCCACCTTCGCCACCGTCTCCACCTTCCTCATCGACATGGAGCGGTTCAAGTACCCGGAGCGGCCCATCATCTTCCTGGCCGCCTGCTACCTCTTCGTCTCGCTCGGCTACCTGGTGCGCCTGGTGGCCGGGCACGAGAAGGTGGCGTGCAGCGGCGGGGCGGGAGCCGGCGGAGCCGGGGCCGGAGCAGCTGGGGCTAGCGGGAGCGCAGCAGCTGGGGCCGCGGGCGGGCGGGGCGCGGCAGGGGGCGCGGCGGAGCTGCAGCCGGAGCTGGCTGTGGCCGAGCACGTGCGCTACGAGAGCACTGGCCCGGCGCTGTGCACCGTGGTCTTCCTGCTGGTGTACTTCTTCGGCATGGCCAGCTCCATCTGGTGGGTCATCCTCTCCCTCACCTGGTTCCTGGCCGCCGGCATGAAGTGGGGCAACGAGGCCATCGCCGGCTACGCTCAGTACTTCCACCTGGCCGCCTGGCTGCTGCCCAGCGTCAAGTCCATCGCCGTGCTGGCCCTCAGCTCCGTGGACGGCGATCCCGTGGCCGGTATCTGCTACGTGGGCAACCAGAGCCTGGAGAACCTGCGGGGCTTCGTGCTGGCGCCGCTGCTCATCTACCTGGCCATCGGCTCCATGTTCCTGCTAGCCGGCTTCGTCTCCCTCTTCCGCATCCGCAGCGTGATCAAGCAGCAGGGCGGCCCCACCAAGACGCACAAGCTGGAGAAGCTGATGATCCGCCTGGGGCTCTTCACCGTGCTCTACACGGTGCCGGCCGCCAGCGTGGTGGCCTGCCTCTTCTACGAGCAGCACAACCGGCCCCGCTGGGAGGCCACGCACAACTGCCCCTGCCTCCGCGACCAGCAGCCCGACCAGGCCCGCCGCCCCGACTACGCCGTCTTCATGCTCAAGTACTTCATGTGCCTGGTGGTGGGCATCACCTCCGGGGTCTGGGTCTGGTCCGGGAAGACCCTGGAGTCCTGGAGGGCCCTCTGCACCCGTTGCTGCTGGGCGAGCAAGGGAGCCGCAGCCGCCGggccccctggggcagggggcggggggcaggttgCTGCCTCGGCGGTGGGGGGactggcggggggaggaggaggcgggggcTCCATGTACAGCGATGTCAGCACTGGCTTAACTTGGAGATCGGGCACTGCCAGTTCTGTGTCTTACCCCAAGCAGATGCCCTTGTCTCAAGTGTGAGAGCTGGAGAGGCTTGGTGGGGGCTGGCCTGTATGAAATGCTTCCTCACTGTTTGGTGCCATTAATGAACCCCTAATGGTCCCCATTAGCTACGGCTTGTGCAGAACAATTCAGCCGGCAGAGGCCCCAAGCACTAGCTCCCCTTCTTCCCCATCTCCATTCATATGCAGGGAGCATGTACTTCAAGGCGTCAGCTTATTATTGTGCTGGCAGAAAAGGGTGGAGGAGGCTCAGCAGTTTCTGGAGAGAGCAGGACAAGAAGTAGTTTGATTCTCTCTGGGGACTTGCAGTAGAGCTCCCTTCAACGAGGGTCCTCCTTATACCCAGTCCAAGGGAGGAGGTTATTTGGCCTGAAAGGACTGCAGGTTTTGGGTATTCTTAACGACCAGGCAAATGCCTtaaacacacaaatcagtcttAATTATACACCCAAAATAAATACGGGTTTTGCAGTAAACAGTGTATTTATATAATTATTTGTTACTTTGTACAAATATGTAAGATATGTATATATCCAAAGCTATACAGTCTGTACATTTTTTGTAAAGTTTAGAGGCTCCCCCTGTAAGAGCAAATATGAGTATTCTATTTTGTCAATAAAATGACTTTTGATAAATGACTTTTCCAAGCTTCCCCCTCCTACCCTGATTATTCCAGATGTTGTTAGTAGTTAACTGTCACTGAAAGATGTCACTATAAGCTATATTACAATGCAATCCTTAATACAGTTACTTATCTTTAACTTAATGTGaggttttttaaagaaacaattttttagACTGACTTGTTGAATGTTCTAAAACCTGAGGTGCCTTATAATAattctttgctgctctgtaaGCCATCATACTGTATGTAAACTAAAGTTGTACAAGGCAGTAATTTCACACATGCCTTGTTATGTATCCTGTAAAATGGATGTTATTTTAGGAATGTGAACACTCACCCTACCTTTCATAGCTATtgtctggtttgtttgttttttttgtaagcaCCT from Gopherus evgoodei ecotype Sinaloan lineage chromosome 2, rGopEvg1_v1.p, whole genome shotgun sequence includes:
- the FZD8 gene encoding frizzled-8, with protein sequence MERSYLLEITSLLAAFSLLQRSSAAAAAAASSVAAAAASSAKELSCQEITVPLCKGIGYNYTYMPNQFNHDTQDEAGLEVHQFWPLVEIQCSADLRFFLCSMYTPICLEDYKKPLPPCRSVCERAKAGCAPLMRQYGFAWPDRMRCDRLPEQGNPDTLCMDYNRTDLTTAAPPPAKPPHRAGKAGGAARPPAAAAPPAEPPRKPRPPPPCEPGCQCRAPMVSVSSERHPLYNRVKTGQIANCALPCHNPYFSPDERAFTAFWIGLWSVLCFLSTFATVSTFLIDMERFKYPERPIIFLAACYLFVSLGYLVRLVAGHEKVACSGGAGAGGAGAGAAGASGSAAAGAAGGRGAAGGAAELQPELAVAEHVRYESTGPALCTVVFLLVYFFGMASSIWWVILSLTWFLAAGMKWGNEAIAGYAQYFHLAAWLLPSVKSIAVLALSSVDGDPVAGICYVGNQSLENLRGFVLAPLLIYLAIGSMFLLAGFVSLFRIRSVIKQQGGPTKTHKLEKLMIRLGLFTVLYTVPAASVVACLFYEQHNRPRWEATHNCPCLRDQQPDQARRPDYAVFMLKYFMCLVVGITSGVWVWSGKTLESWRALCTRCCWASKGAAAAGPPGAGGGGQVAASAVGGLAGGGGGGGSMYSDVSTGLTWRSGTASSVSYPKQMPLSQV